Proteins from a genomic interval of Nostoc sp. TCL240-02:
- a CDS encoding YlqD family protein yields the protein MDVSKSNLLLKRVVNVKVIVTPLWKEEVQQQLQTQINQLDQQLQQLDVEGQRAIAAIQKQSLQPPGPQTLQQIDNIQLQVNQKKSEFLEQKNQLLQNLQQVQFLQQDQEVNQFQMEGFFRVEIGDNLISKMQVEIVLRDGVVEEIRGDI from the coding sequence ATGGATGTCTCCAAATCTAATTTGCTTCTGAAACGTGTCGTTAACGTCAAAGTTATTGTGACTCCTCTGTGGAAAGAGGAAGTACAACAGCAGCTGCAAACCCAGATCAATCAACTCGATCAGCAACTGCAACAGCTAGACGTTGAAGGACAAAGAGCGATCGCAGCAATTCAAAAGCAGAGTCTGCAACCACCCGGCCCCCAGACCCTCCAACAAATTGACAATATTCAACTCCAAGTCAATCAAAAGAAAAGTGAATTTCTAGAGCAAAAAAATCAGTTGCTGCAAAATCTCCAGCAAGTGCAGTTTCTCCAGCAAGATCAAGAAGTCAACCAATTCCAAATGGAAGGCTTTTTCCGGGTAGAGATAGGAGATAACCTGATTAGCAAAATGCAAGTTGAAATAGTTCTGCGCGACGGCGTTGTAGAAGAAATTCGCGGTGACATTTAA
- a CDS encoding Uma2 family endonuclease has translation MLLELNQLIVKAGHQLLIKDISWSVYKRILAELGDNRSSRIGYSQGMLEIMAPLPEHEVAKVIIGDLIKVLLEELDLEFWSLGSTTFDKQSMDAGVEPDDCFYIQNEARIRGKDRINLETDPPPDLAMEIDITSRTRFNNYQALRVPELWRWNGSKLEINVLLDGKYVESNTSYIFPNLPIQQVIPEYLILSKTNGRNATMKAFRVWARQQIGTI, from the coding sequence ATGTTACTTGAACTCAATCAACTAATTGTTAAAGCCGGTCATCAGTTGTTGATTAAAGATATCTCCTGGTCGGTATACAAACGTATTTTGGCAGAATTGGGGGACAATCGCAGTTCTAGGATAGGTTACAGTCAAGGAATGCTGGAAATAATGGCTCCATTACCAGAGCATGAAGTAGCTAAAGTTATTATTGGAGACTTGATAAAAGTTTTATTAGAAGAACTCGATCTGGAATTTTGGAGTTTGGGATCTACGACTTTTGATAAACAAAGTATGGATGCTGGAGTAGAACCTGATGATTGTTTCTACATCCAAAATGAAGCTAGAATTAGGGGCAAAGATAGAATCAATTTAGAAACTGACCCACCTCCAGATTTGGCTATGGAGATTGATATTACCTCCCGCACTCGTTTCAATAATTATCAAGCGTTGAGAGTACCAGAACTGTGGCGATGGAATGGAAGCAAGTTGGAAATAAACGTGCTGCTCGATGGTAAATATGTAGAATCAAATACCAGTTATATTTTCCCCAATCTTCCAATTCAGCAAGTGATTCCCGAATATTTGATCCTGAGTAAGACCAATGGAAGGAATGCGACAATGAAAGCATTTCGTGTATGGGCAAGACAGCAAATAGGAACGATTTAG
- a CDS encoding HAD family phosphatase, whose product MSLKAVLFDFNGVIINDEPIHLQLIDEILIEENLQPQKVSERQASLGRSDRACFQQLLANRGRVANENYLTQLLYRKAQAYTVELEKIEKLPLYPGVEDLIYQVRSRNLKLGLVSGAIRQEIELVLHRAKLAQHFKIIVAGDDITTSKPEPDGYLLAVKCLNKEYPELNLQPHECLAIEDTPAGIAAAKRSQMQVVGVANTYPFHMLQRCCNWTVDYLSELELERVQKVYSQKEPQPSATEC is encoded by the coding sequence ATGAGTTTAAAGGCAGTTCTCTTTGATTTCAATGGTGTCATCATTAACGATGAGCCAATCCACCTACAACTGATCGATGAGATTCTCATTGAAGAAAATCTCCAACCCCAAAAGGTGAGTGAGCGTCAAGCTTCTCTTGGACGCAGCGATCGCGCTTGTTTTCAGCAACTACTCGCTAATCGTGGTAGAGTCGCTAACGAAAACTACTTAACTCAGTTGTTGTACCGCAAAGCCCAAGCTTATACGGTGGAGTTAGAGAAAATAGAGAAACTGCCTTTATATCCAGGTGTAGAAGACTTAATATATCAGGTGCGATCGCGGAATTTGAAATTAGGATTAGTCAGTGGCGCTATTCGCCAAGAAATAGAATTGGTACTCCATCGCGCCAAACTAGCCCAACATTTTAAAATTATTGTTGCTGGTGATGATATAACCACCAGTAAACCAGAACCCGATGGTTATTTACTGGCAGTAAAATGCCTAAATAAAGAATATCCTGAATTGAATCTTCAACCACACGAGTGTCTGGCCATTGAAGATACCCCAGCAGGGATTGCAGCAGCGAAGCGATCGCAAATGCAAGTTGTTGGTGTAGCCAATACTTACCCATTTCACATGCTTCAGCGCTGCTGTAACTGGACTGTTGATTATCTCAGTGAGTTGGAACTCGAACGGGTGCAGAAGGTTTATTCCCAAAAAGAGCCTCAGCCATCGGCAACTGAATGTTAG
- a CDS encoding GUN4 domain-containing protein: MLFYEQRRRLEQEKNSFEQSYELQSEKIARLRNALVIETDTLRKFQYEHQIKNAETELKRLNDRLDEIEKQLQSAQSIPVIYEPKNIPNIALNTLEIEYRKVVKLYVDYKQAKIFDKESEEILETKRHTFGISFEKSQEIIGSILKPLKNRQRYIEKYTEKCQSNFPIDKETLERLKEWQHDVLGLEDSFVREVEIEIDEFFFQQPDPLKSSRGIDYTELQNFLKANKWQKANEETTRLLLKASGREILGPLDSPSSIGTLGDRDIELIPCQDLYTIDNLWMKYSRKKFGFSIHLNIYKEVRDWHEFVKRVRWFSKESIEFSLKSPLGHLPTPPPHCCIGDIYHNVATIITKLAQCKGHDLSKLYPNYYTYPEK, encoded by the coding sequence ATGCTATTTTATGAGCAACGGCGTAGATTAGAACAAGAAAAAAATTCTTTTGAACAATCTTATGAACTCCAAAGTGAAAAAATAGCAAGACTGCGAAACGCTTTGGTTATTGAAACTGATACATTACGTAAGTTTCAGTATGAACACCAGATTAAAAATGCGGAGACTGAGCTTAAGAGACTTAATGACAGGCTAGATGAAATTGAAAAGCAGTTACAATCTGCCCAGTCTATACCTGTAATTTATGAGCCTAAAAACATACCTAACATTGCTCTTAACACACTAGAGATAGAATATCGTAAAGTAGTTAAGCTATATGTTGATTATAAACAAGCAAAAATTTTTGATAAAGAATCTGAAGAAATATTAGAAACTAAGAGACATACTTTTGGCATATCTTTTGAAAAATCACAGGAGATCATTGGGAGTATATTAAAGCCTCTCAAGAACCGACAACGTTATATAGAAAAGTATACAGAAAAGTGTCAATCTAATTTTCCTATTGATAAAGAAACTTTAGAGCGGTTAAAGGAATGGCAGCATGATGTACTGGGTTTAGAAGATAGCTTTGTACGTGAAGTTGAGATAGAAATTGATGAATTCTTTTTTCAACAACCTGACCCTCTTAAATCATCACGAGGAATAGATTACACTGAATTACAAAATTTTCTAAAAGCTAATAAGTGGCAAAAAGCAAACGAAGAAACAACACGTTTATTGCTTAAAGCTTCAGGAAGAGAAATTTTAGGTCCGTTGGATAGCCCATCAAGTATTGGAACTCTTGGTGATAGAGATATTGAACTAATTCCTTGTCAAGATTTATATACTATTGATAATCTTTGGATGAAATACAGTCGAAAAAAATTCGGTTTCAGTATTCACTTAAACATATATAAAGAGGTACGCGATTGGCATGAATTTGTAAAACGTGTTCGATGGTTTTCTAAGGAATCTATTGAATTTTCTCTAAAATCTCCTCTAGGTCATCTTCCAACACCACCTCCTCACTGTTGCATTGGTGATATTTATCACAATGTTGCGACTATTATTACAAAGTTAGCGCAATGTAAGGGACATGATTTATCTAAGCTTTACCCAAATTACTATACATATCCGGAAAAGTAA
- a CDS encoding dihydrolipoamide acetyltransferase family protein, with product MSIHEVFMPALSSTMTEGKIVSWVKSPGDKVEKGETVVVVESDKADMDVETFYEGFLAHIIVEAGETAPVGSAIAFIAETEAEIEQAKSLANSSGVAATTTSSPEPIPATASVATPALASQNGSNHKEGRLVVSPRARKLAKELKVDLTTLQGSGPHGRIVAEDVEALSNKGKQPATAPVAPPAAVPTSAPVASPAPRTPAPAPVVAAVPGQTVPLTTFQNAVVRNMVATISVPVFRVGYTITTDGLDKLYKQIKSKGVTMTALLAKAVAVTLQKHPLLNASYSDQGIVYHSDINISVAVAMDDGGLITPVLQNADAVDIYSLSRTWKSLVERARAKQLQPQEYNSGTFTLSNLGMFGVDKFDAILPLGQGSILAIGASRPQVVATPDGLFGVRQQMQVNITSDHRIIYGAHAAAFLQDLAKLIETNPQSLTL from the coding sequence ATGAGCATTCATGAAGTATTTATGCCGGCGCTGAGTTCCACCATGACGGAAGGTAAAATCGTCTCCTGGGTGAAATCGCCAGGGGACAAAGTGGAAAAAGGCGAAACAGTGGTGGTTGTAGAGTCAGATAAGGCAGATATGGATGTAGAAACCTTTTATGAAGGCTTTCTTGCCCATATCATAGTTGAAGCTGGTGAAACTGCCCCGGTAGGATCTGCGATCGCCTTCATAGCTGAAACTGAAGCTGAAATTGAACAGGCGAAATCTCTTGCAAATTCCTCTGGCGTGGCTGCTACTACTACCTCTTCTCCTGAGCCAATCCCCGCCACAGCCTCAGTTGCAACACCTGCCTTAGCGTCTCAAAACGGCTCTAATCACAAAGAAGGCAGACTTGTAGTTTCACCCCGTGCCCGCAAGTTAGCCAAAGAACTCAAAGTTGATTTAACTACACTCCAAGGCAGTGGTCCCCACGGTCGCATTGTCGCTGAAGATGTAGAAGCATTGTCCAATAAGGGCAAACAACCCGCCACTGCTCCAGTTGCCCCACCAGCAGCTGTACCAACCAGCGCCCCAGTTGCATCCCCAGCACCTCGCACACCAGCACCCGCGCCAGTGGTAGCTGCTGTTCCTGGTCAAACTGTACCTCTAACTACCTTCCAAAATGCCGTAGTGCGGAACATGGTAGCCACCATATCCGTGCCCGTCTTCCGTGTCGGTTATACAATTACCACTGACGGATTAGACAAACTTTATAAACAAATTAAATCCAAAGGCGTGACAATGACAGCGCTACTGGCGAAAGCTGTAGCAGTGACATTGCAAAAACACCCATTGTTAAATGCTAGCTATTCAGACCAGGGTATTGTTTATCATTCTGATATCAACATTTCCGTAGCCGTAGCGATGGATGATGGCGGATTAATTACACCTGTGTTGCAAAATGCAGATGCAGTGGATATTTATTCTCTATCGCGTACTTGGAAGTCTTTGGTAGAACGTGCGAGGGCAAAACAACTACAGCCCCAAGAATATAACAGTGGAACTTTTACGCTGTCTAATTTGGGGATGTTTGGCGTAGACAAATTTGATGCGATTTTGCCGCTTGGACAAGGTTCAATTTTAGCGATCGGGGCATCCCGTCCGCAAGTAGTAGCAACACCCGACGGTTTATTCGGCGTGCGGCAACAAATGCAGGTGAATATTACTTCTGACCACCGCATTATTTACGGTGCCCATGCTGCGGCGTTCTTGCAAGATTTAGCAAAATTGATTGAGACAAATCCTCAATCTTTGACACTGTAG
- a CDS encoding class I SAM-dependent methyltransferase, producing MAVRQDTIWERFLSPVVRLLIDEDGLRRYADSIDWEKECDRFRRDDVIIPSYYSSQNFHGIKGGYLTYNAAVTYDPITQYVVPPNETIVRQALVDAVKVKPRRILDLGCGTGSTTLMLKRAFPEAEVIGLDLSPYMLVRAEDKARNAGLEIVWRHGNAEKTSFRDASFDLVTASLLFHETPNEVSLEILQESFRLLVTGGQVLILDGNQKTLRQLEWLNDVFEEPYIHEYAAGSIEANMGAAGFEAVRSQDVWWINQVTGAVKPIATENVRRYTPTSVDNNDLEGLGSPAFGIIA from the coding sequence ATGGCAGTGCGTCAAGATACGATCTGGGAACGTTTTTTATCTCCTGTAGTGCGTCTTTTAATTGATGAAGACGGGTTACGGCGTTACGCTGATAGTATTGACTGGGAGAAAGAATGCGATCGCTTCCGGCGAGATGATGTCATAATTCCCTCGTACTACAGCAGTCAAAATTTTCACGGGATTAAAGGCGGCTATCTCACTTACAATGCAGCAGTTACTTACGATCCGATTACCCAATATGTTGTGCCACCGAATGAAACTATTGTCCGTCAGGCTTTAGTTGATGCCGTCAAGGTAAAACCACGACGCATACTTGACCTAGGTTGTGGCACAGGTTCCACTACTCTAATGTTAAAACGGGCTTTTCCCGAAGCGGAAGTTATTGGTTTGGATTTATCACCCTATATGCTGGTAAGGGCAGAAGATAAAGCTAGAAATGCTGGTTTAGAGATAGTCTGGCGACACGGAAATGCGGAAAAAACCAGTTTCAGAGATGCATCATTTGACTTAGTGACAGCTTCTTTGCTATTCCACGAAACTCCAAATGAGGTGTCCCTAGAAATTTTGCAGGAAAGCTTTCGGTTGCTAGTAACTGGAGGGCAAGTCCTAATTCTAGATGGGAATCAGAAGACTCTGCGGCAGCTAGAATGGCTTAATGATGTTTTTGAAGAGCCATATATTCATGAGTATGCTGCTGGTAGTATAGAGGCGAATATGGGTGCGGCCGGATTTGAAGCAGTGCGATCGCAGGATGTATGGTGGATAAATCAGGTAACTGGTGCCGTTAAACCGATCGCAACTGAAAATGTCCGTCGTTATACTCCCACATCAGTAGATAATAATGATTTGGAGGGACTTGGATCTCCCGCATTTGGCATAATCGCATGA
- a CDS encoding RtcB family protein, with amino-acid sequence MPYEKLEITTQAPVLSWANHSLGPEETKMAKNVASLPFVFKHVALMPDVHLGKGALVGSVIATKEAIIPAAVGVDIGCGMSAIKTSFTAEQLEGKLKKIRLDIEAVIPTGFNENKDVEKSVSNWQHWDDFKDLHRGVQDLQGKAMKQMGSLGGGNHFIEVCLDTENQVWLMLHSGSRNIGNKLAQCHIHTARELAKMAGNKLPDPDLAHFVAGTPEFQAYWHDLQWSQNYARVNRDVMMARFKHIVEKHLVGGKATKPLLQVNCHHNYAEKEVHFDEDVYVTRKGAVRAQTEDYGIIPGSMGAKSFIVKGKGNAHSFCSCSHGAGRLMSRNKAKNVYTLDDLIEQTNGVECRKDEGVLDEIPGAYKPIEQVMENQADLVEVVATLKQVLCVKG; translated from the coding sequence ATGCCTTACGAAAAGTTAGAAATTACAACACAAGCACCCGTTTTATCTTGGGCAAATCACTCTTTGGGCCCAGAAGAAACTAAAATGGCAAAAAATGTGGCATCACTACCATTTGTGTTTAAGCACGTGGCCTTAATGCCAGATGTCCACTTAGGCAAAGGTGCTTTAGTTGGTTCTGTAATTGCAACCAAAGAGGCAATTATCCCTGCTGCTGTTGGTGTGGATATTGGTTGCGGTATGAGCGCGATCAAAACATCATTTACCGCCGAACAACTAGAAGGAAAACTGAAGAAAATTCGCTTGGATATTGAAGCAGTAATTCCGACTGGATTCAACGAAAATAAAGACGTTGAAAAATCCGTCAGTAACTGGCAACACTGGGATGATTTTAAAGACTTACATCGCGGTGTGCAAGACCTACAAGGTAAAGCAATGAAACAGATGGGTTCTCTCGGTGGAGGAAATCACTTTATTGAAGTGTGCCTGGATACAGAGAATCAAGTTTGGCTAATGCTGCATTCTGGTTCGCGTAACATCGGCAATAAACTCGCCCAGTGCCATATTCACACAGCCAGAGAATTAGCAAAAATGGCAGGTAATAAATTACCTGACCCTGATTTGGCTCACTTTGTCGCTGGTACGCCAGAATTCCAGGCATATTGGCATGATTTGCAATGGTCACAAAACTATGCGCGTGTCAACCGCGATGTGATGATGGCGCGTTTTAAGCACATAGTTGAAAAACATCTGGTAGGTGGGAAAGCAACTAAACCTTTATTGCAAGTTAATTGTCATCACAATTACGCCGAAAAAGAAGTGCATTTTGACGAGGATGTATATGTTACTCGTAAGGGTGCAGTTCGTGCCCAGACTGAAGATTATGGGATTATTCCTGGTTCGATGGGAGCAAAGTCTTTCATCGTTAAGGGTAAAGGTAATGCTCATAGTTTCTGTTCTTGTTCTCACGGCGCGGGGCGTTTGATGTCTAGAAATAAGGCAAAAAATGTCTACACACTTGATGATTTGATTGAGCAAACAAATGGTGTAGAATGCCGCAAAGATGAGGGTGTGTTAGATGAAATTCCTGGTGCTTATAAGCCGATAGAGCAAGTTATGGAAAATCAAGCAGATTTGGTTGAGGTTGTAGCTACTCTCAAGCAAGTTCTTTGTGTGAAGGGATAA